DNA sequence from the Anthonomus grandis grandis chromosome 9, icAntGran1.3, whole genome shotgun sequence genome:
ACATACGCTATCCGGTTCCTTATGTACAAGTTTTCAGACATCCTCAGTACGATTTTTCCTAAAGTATGGAATTTGTGATTCTCCTAATTTTTAATTCCGGCAAATCTGAACATATTTTCAAATCAACAACTGATGAAATGTTTCAATGTTAATTTTCCAGGACTTTATTACATTAccatacttattaaaaaatttcacaagTGAAAGTGTATATACCGACCTTTTAAGGCCTTTTACAGTGTCTCATAGAAGTTTGGTTGGTAAACTTGGGAGCCTATGAATTGATGGAAAGTACTTAGCATGAAATATCTAAGTACCCTCATGTATTAGTAGTAGtaattttcattcaaaaactTGTTGGTACATAATTGAAGGAAATAACGTccaatacagaaaaaaaaaataaaatacttattaagaCTAAGCTGAAATAGAATAGATAAACTATATTTTGTCTGTCTATCTATAACATACAACattatataacatttaaaacaaatttaatagaaatagaattatattaacaaatttaattcaataaaaataccaGTAAAATACTTCAGAAAATACTTATATCGCATTAATTCATCACCcaatttaaacaaacaaaattaccCCAAaccacagtataaagaacaagacagtaggttcactctgttgcggccgtttgaagtagggacttctaaacagtgccgactttttttacgcggtcgtaaatgattatttagtttcgacggcaatcctttacgatatggggggtgtttgaaacagttttaataaggaatattttcgtacatagcggcgggcagcgtgtaatatatggaattttttgaaattaaaggcactttgtattattgttaaaatgaaattgaaagaatattattaagtatctcttttgaacaaataactgtaagaaaaacacttggtagatagctttaaaattaagtttattagaatgtacacaattaaatcttagctttacgttcctttcatgctcttttcttaactgaccaagaaactacctacctaatattacatacacttaattaagaataacttcgttaatatacccattttttaaatatttaataaaatttacataataatgtgataacaacactcagcatatggaactcggtaagagtgaaatataaaaaggcagttaaataaaaaaaacttattaaatgcctaattatttgctttttaaatatcccctatttaaaaagcaaaagacaaaccactaaaattcaaataaaacgaaaataggtgttttacaacctagaattcatataaatattcaaaataaatatagttttacattggggattatagtacacatcaatattttgaaacttaaacccttaaaaaccacccttaatgacgaaaaaaatgcagttttaagtatggttagacggtataagtggctaaaatttatatcattcaaatgattgcaatgcaactaataataaatcggatagctttcactattaaaaaccaccactaataacagaatattaccaaaaattttgcatttttttagattaaaatcacgatttaaaaaaaatatgtactctaaatcgctgacactttttgaatttttttgtaggatctcaattttccgagatatttaagaaatactgaagaaaagcgtgtatttttttctgtaaactaatccatttttattttttaaaaatgtaaattcccttttactcctgcagccatctacgcaacttatcgccggcatttttaaagtacaaaatttccgcacaacgctattatagttctaatattgaagacgcccctgtataacgcagtcgccaccgggcagcaaaaaagagtagcatcagaaagcgagtgagaaaggcaacattttgggcggcgcttagagtgatccttctattctagtttatgttcggtgccCAAACCAACATGCTACATAGGGGCTAAACAGGCCTGTACTTAGACACTGTATAATGCTCAATATTAACAAAgtgttaaaaaagttttgttttaaaggttttGGTATGTCTTTCATGCTTGAATGCATGAAGTttgaaagtttattaaaaaaattcatgcagGTATACAAGGAACTTCTTTTTGTCAAAGACAGTTTATGTCTTGGGACATTTAAATTATAGCTTCTCATTCTGCTCATGATTAAGTCATAAATGAGTGAACAAATGGGAATGTTTGAACACAAATATGATTCAAATATATAGGTAGCTGAAAAAGCAAGAATGTTCAATAGCTTGCATTTAGCTTGATATGGCATTTAGTGCCATTCCCAAAAtaaccctaatttttttttgattgacagGAAGTACTATAACTCTATGACGCTTTATAGATGCTTAGGTAAAATTCCAATTCAATTCCaacaattatataaataaaggaaatatttaaatgaagtaGAAAGCTGAAAATTTGGGAGTAAATGCAAATAGTGatcttacatttaaatttaaaattatttaaaatgattacatttaaatttataattttaaatttactacttAACAAAACTTGCATACACTAATAATATGCACCAAATACATGAAATGTATCTACAGTAGTTTGATACtgcaaaaaaactcaataatctAGTCAGTAAAGAAATGATGATAAACAGATATCTAAGGTGTTTTTACCTTATAATATTCTAAATGGTTTTATGttgaattttataattcaaCAGCCTTTAAAAGAAAGTCAAATATTGTTTTACTGAAAGTATTAGTGTTCTAAagcatttctattttttgtatattatattattgtatttgtaatttatttgcatatttgACGGTTCTGTTACATCTGTATAttgacaaaataaatatattttaattaaaaataaatgtagatCATGGTTTGTGCCACTTAGGTTAACTCTTACagataaaacaattataaagtataataaaaaaattcctacctGATAATGACTCCAGAAAAGAATACTTTGTTGGTTTCTGTGGCATCATACTTTTTCTCTTAACttccaaaaattcaatttgcCTATCATATTCATCATCCGTTGACACATCTTCATCGCTACTTGAGGAACTTTTACTTTTGATTCTTcctatttgttttattttttcagaaatttttaaagGATAGTTTTCCTTATTTGTCATACTGTTCCCTGGTTTCTTTTTTGGTACATTGCTTTTACTTTCATtatcatcaaaatttaatttggtttttacaTTATTCAATGGAGAATCGCGGTTTTCAAATCCATCGGAATCAGAATCGATGAGGCCCTTCAGTTTTTGTATCCAAGGAGACTGAATAGGTGTCTTCAGTtgatcaaaattcaatttttttgtagctggtaaattagtttttttaattggtttttttgctctaaaataaatactttttatatggACTCATCAAAAATACAAGTAAGGTTATTTATGCATAACACAGGTATAAtagaaatttgtaaaatttcatttgctagttaaattaaaaaaaaatactaaccTTTCAGTTTTTGGTTCCtgaatattttggatttttcttGGATTCCTTTTTTTGGGCTCAGACATTGGAAGAAGTACTTTATCCTCTTTCTCTCTccatttttttccatataaagAATCAAGGAGAGAAGCAACTTCTTGAATATTTTGATTGGTTGGAGTGTTATCTACTTTTGGAGTAAAGTTCTTTTTTCTGGTAGTAATAAAGGCATTACTTTTGATTGGGGTAACAGGACTATCTTCAATCATTATTATAGCACTTTTTAAACTATCAGTTTTACTGTGGTGATAgtccttattattatttttttctttcaaaagagtattttttgaaatattctgtttttttattctAGATTTTAGGCTTACATCTAATTCTAAACTAAAGGAATCATCTGAGAGACTTTTCTTGTCCATGGAGTCTTTTTTCTTGGGTGTTTGTACTTTTGAATCAGTCTTACTAGTGGAATCTTCACTAAATCTTAGATTAAAAGAACTATCAGATAAATCTATGCCTTTTTTGTCTTGTGTTCCTGTTTTTAAGTTGGATGAATTCTCATAGAAAGTTTCATCAATTACACTAACTTTATcatctaaaaaaatgaaattcagTTCATTTCATGCCAAATAGGTTATGGAGGCTAtacaaaactaaacaaaaaattgtataaaacctataaatattaataaaatttttttattagccaGTTTGAAACAATACTTTAATCATTTTTAGGTTggtgatttttgaattttgagagAAAAAATAATACAGTCATTGCCAGCAAACTAACTTTTTGCATATAGAAACAATATGCTACCATTTGCCCAAAATATTCGTGTAACTTAGGATTACAGAAGAATAACATTCCCAACCAATCTTCTCCAAATCTGGGagaaaatagtacaataaatggtaaaaaaagtgaattttcttatttaattttccacTAACTAGTTGGCCACTACTgtaaatattatagaaaaatatgtaGCCTAAAATTCAGATTCACAGTTTTTATCCTATATTCACTACATAGAGAATTGCTTTTTTCTACAACAAAAATACTATGGAGTTTGACTCACCAAATTGAAATCACAATATTATTGGACTTTTAAGAATTTCAACCCTCAAAAATCCTCCCTATTGTGCCACAATATAaacataatatgttttaaagcaattttgtatataattgGATTTTTGGTATTATCTGTAGTGATCCTTACATTTTCAAATGACCTTTTTCTTTTCTTGTCCTTTAAAATCACACCAGGACTTAAAATTCTGCAGACCAGCAGCATGTATCATAATCAAGtcgcaaaattaaaaaaaaattattttaaatccttaccattttttttgtcaataaataaCTCATCAAACCTGTGAGTTAAATAGTCATTAAAACTAGAACAAGCAGCTATTTTATCATTATCTAAATTGGACTGCTCCTCCCCATATATTGTTGAGACTTGACTGAAAAACGTTTCAGACTTTTTGTCACCATCTACATCTTGTAACCACTGctcaataatttcattttttttaccggTACTTCCTTGTGATAAAGGAAATTTGTCAGTTTTATGTAAAATAGGTGGCTCTGAGTCCTCTGAATCTGTTGAGTCAATAATAATATCTGGTTTGCTGAGAGAGTTTGAACTGTGAATACTTTCTGAGCTTTCAGTATTAACTTCTACAATACTTAAGTCCTGGTTTCTCATATTTAATGATTCGTCAAATGCTGCTGAGCGTCTAAAGTGTTTTTTCAGAGCTAATCTCGAGACTAAAAAgtattattgctattttttaaataatctctATGCTATTAACGTATAAacttacctttttttattttcaaagttttctGTTTACCCTTAACTTTTGGGGACATGGAGCTGAGCAACTCAAATGATTCTTCCATTTTGTTTTCCTTAAAATTCCAAGGGTTTAATATT
Encoded proteins:
- the LOC126740628 gene encoding germ cell nuclear acidic protein, whose amino-acid sequence is MEESFELLSSMSPKVKGKQKTLKIKKVSRLALKKHFRRSAAFDESLNMRNQDLSIVEVNTESSESIHSSNSLSKPDIIIDSTDSEDSEPPILHKTDKFPLSQGSTGKKNEIIEQWLQDVDGDKKSETFFSQVSTIYGEEQSNLDNDKIAACSSFNDYLTHRFDELFIDKKNDDKVSVIDETFYENSSNLKTGTQDKKGIDLSDSSFNLRFSEDSTSKTDSKVQTPKKKDSMDKKSLSDDSFSLELDVSLKSRIKKQNISKNTLLKEKNNNKDYHHSKTDSLKSAIIMIEDSPVTPIKSNAFITTRKKNFTPKVDNTPTNQNIQEVASLLDSLYGKKWREKEDKVLLPMSEPKKRNPRKIQNIQEPKTERAKKPIKKTNLPATKKLNFDQLKTPIQSPWIQKLKGLIDSDSDGFENRDSPLNNVKTKLNFDDNESKSNVPKKKPGNSMTNKENYPLKISEKIKQIGRIKSKSSSSSDEDVSTDDEYDRQIEFLEVKRKSMMPQKPTKYSFLESLSGCVPLDKCDFSARIFRSQFKQNKIELCNRLFKLYNENIFKNALPEDTELEWNDKLRKTAGLCYCKKITRRTGVVERKVRIALSTKVLDSADRVRDTLIHEMCHAATWIVNEVQDGHGPFWKSWAFKAMQTFPELPPISRCHSYAINSKYTYKCTDCGYSFGRHSKSLDIKTKRCGHCFGKFEILLNKSTKQGRKAVPATPKKEPTGFALFVKENYARYKEPSKKHADVMKVLGQKFAELKVKNGS